A window of Mycolicibacterium holsaticum DSM 44478 = JCM 12374 genomic DNA:
AGGGGACGTGCGCAAACTTCGCCCACATGACGGCGTGTCGGCCGCAAACCCGCACGCCCGCCGGGAAAGGAAAGTCAGCGCGAGGCTTTTTTACGTTCGATGTCGGCCAGCGCCGCGGCCAGTTCGGCGCGCTGGGCCGCAGACGTCTCCCACGCCAGCCGCCGGTTCTTGACGACCTTGGCAGGCGCGCCGACGGCGATGGAGAAGTCCGGCACCTCGCCCTTGACCACGGCGTGCGAACCGAGCACACACCCGCGCCCGACCGTCGTGTTCCGCAGCACGGTGACCTTGGTGGCGATCCAGGTGTCGGGACCGATGCGCACCGGTCCCTTGACGATGCCCTGGTCCTTGATCGGCACGTTGATGTCGTCCATCTTGTGGTCGAAATCACAGATGTACACCCAGTCGGCCATCAGCACCGAGTCGCCGAACTCGATGTCGAGGTAGGTGTTGATGACGTTGTCGCGGCCGAGGACCACCTTGTCACCGAACCGTAGCGAGCCCTCGTGGCAGCGGATGGTGTTCTTGTCGCCGATGTGCACCCACCGGCCGATCTCCATCGTCGACAGCTCCGGGGTGGCCTGGATTTCCACGCCCTTGCCCAGGAACACCATCCCCCTTGTGATGATGTGCGGGTTGGTGAGCTTGAACTTCAACAACCGCCAATAGCGCACCAGGTACCACGGGGTGTAGGCACGATTGGCCAAAACCCAGCGCAGCGACGCCATCGTCAAGAACCTCGCCTGGCGCGGGTCACGCAGCCGCGACCCCCGCCAGCGCTTGTGCAGCGGAGCGCCCCACATGGTCGTCATGGCCGGAAAGCCTACGCGAGGACTTCGGCCTCGAGCGGTTACCCTCACGTGGGCTTGACGAACTCCCAACGAACTCCCAACAGGAAGGAACCGGTGTTGCGGCGATTGACCGTGCTGGCGGCAACGGCGCTGATCACGGCCGCGTTGGCGGGTTGCGGTAACACCGACTCGTGGGTCGAGGCGCACGCCGCCTCGGGCTGGCCGGCGCAGTACGGCGACGCGAGCAACAGCAGCTACACGCCGACGCCCGGCGCCGACAAACTCCGCCTGGAGTGGACCAGGTCGGTCAAGGGCGATCTGCAGTCCGCCGTCGCGCTGGGCACCAACGGTTATCTGGGGGTCAACGCACAGACCCCCGCCGGCTGTTCGCTGATGGTGTGGGAGGCCGACAACAACGCCCGGCAGCGCTGGTGCACCAGGCTGGTGCAGGGCGGCGGCCCGTCCAGCCCACTTCTGGACGGGTTCGACAACCTCTACGTCGGCCAGCCCGGTGCCATGCTGTCCTTCCCCACGACGCAATGGATCCGCTGGCGCCAGCCGGTGATCGGGATGCCGACCACTCCCCGGATCCTGGCGCCGGGGCAGCTGCTGGTCGTCACCCACCTCGGGCAGGTGCTGGTGTTCGACGCGCACAAAGGCGTCGTCGTGGGAACGCCGCTGGACCTGGTGGCCGGCGTCGACCCGACCGACTCCCAACGCGGGCTCGCCGACTGCGCACCGGCCCGTCCACGCTGCCCGGTGGCCGCCGCGCCGGCGTTCGCGCCGACGCAGGGACTCGTCGTGCTGAGCCTGTGGGAACCCGACGCCGACGCGCCGATCCTGGTCGGGCTGCGGTACCGGCCCGGCCAGACACCGCTGCTGAGCCGCGAATGGACCAGCGACGCCGTCGGCGGTGGACCGTTGGCCAGCCCGGTCTTCTCGGCGGACGGCTCGACGGTGTACGTCAGCGGCCGCGATGAGCACCTGTGGGCGCTCGACGCCACCGACGGCAGCCCGAAGTGGTCGGTGCCGCTGGACTATCTCGCGCAGACACCGCCCTCGGTGTCACCCGACGGGCTGATCGTGGCCGGCGGAGGGCCGGGCGCGAAGCTGGTCGGCATCAAGGACGGCGGCGACAAGGGCGAGGTGAGCTGGACCCGCGACGACGTCACGGCGCTGTCGACGTCCAGCCAGGCCGGCCCGTCGGTGGCCTACACGGTGGTCCGCGACGGTGCAGACGGGCTGGCGCTGATGGTGTTCGACCCCGCCGACGGCCACACCGTCAACAGCTATCCGCTGCCCAAGGCGACCGGCTGGCCCGTCGGCGTGTCGATCGGCGGCGACCGCCGCGTCGTCACCGCCACCAGCGACGGAATGGTCTACGGGTTCGCGCCCGCCTAGAGCGCCAGCATGGGTGCGACGGCGGCGCGCGGCACCGATGCCTGCACCGGGCCTGCGGACTCCGGCAGCAGCGAGCCCTGGGTGAAGAAGAAGATCAGCTCGTCGTCGGTCACCGCGAAGTGCTCGTAGTTGGTCGGATCGTGCCCGCTGCCGCTGGGAATCGGATCCGTCGTGCCGTACTCGTTTTGCAGGTACCGGTTGACCTCGGGATAGATCACGTCGAGCGGGTCGCTACCCGGTTTGAACAAGGTCTCGAAGGTGATCGGCGCGTTCTTGGCGACGTTCCAGTTGAACGACTGGTAGTAGGTCTGCGGGTGCGCGCCGCCGATGTTCTGCCACACCGTGAACACCAGGCTGCGGGTGCCCGCGGTCGGCGGCCCCGACCGGTAGCTGGTGCCGGTCGCGTCCAGTTCGTACGGCAGGTTGTAGGAATCGGGCATGCCCGCGACGTTGACGAAGCCGTCTCGGGCCTGGGTCAGGTAGGCCACCACCGGCGCGGGATCGGGGTAGCCGTTGGGAAAGGTGAAGTCCAGTTGGTAGGTGGGTCCCTCGGCGTGCACCCGACACGTCTGGTCGGGTTCCAGCACACCGCCGAGGTCTTGGCACGCGGTTTGTGCCCCGGCGACCGGGGCGCCGATGAAGCCGACGAAGACAGCTGCTGCCAGCAGAGCAGTTCCTGTGAGAATGCGCATCGTCGAACATCCTTGCAGCAGGCCCCGGCAACCGCACCGGCGCGTCAGGAACAGCGTACGTAACCGCTCACCGCGACGGACGACAAATGAATGCCGTTGCCCGGCTTGCCGGCCCGGTTCCGATGCGGGTGATGATTGCCGAAGCCGGTGTCGATCCGCGCAGCCGCAACCTCGACCGCAAGGCGTCGGGGTCCACGTCGACGCCGCGTACCAGGATCTCCAGCGCCCCGATGTCGCGCGCCGAAAGCGCCTGGCGCAGTCGCCGTTCGCTGTAGCCGATTTGCTCGAGCACCTCGAAACCGCGTACCCCGTCGGGCAACCGATCCCCCGACAGATAGGCGATGTCGCGGTCGAGTTGCCACAACCGGTGCCGCGTCGCGTAATGCCGCACCAGGCCCGCGCGCACGACGGCGCCGTCGGGGTCGACGATCCAGCGCCCGGCCGGCGCCACCGCGCAGTCGGCGGGGTCGGCATCGGTGAGCTGCTCACCGGTGTCCAGGATCGTGGCGCGCCGGGTGACCCCCGCCGCGGCCAGCGCCGCCGACCACAGACAGGCCTCCCGCACACTGCCCGCCAGCGACGTCGCCTCGATCTCGCCGGTGAAGCCGAGGTCGCGCACCGCGCTGAAGTCTATTCCGGGGGCACACTTTACGACGACATCGGAACCGCGGTACACCGCCAGCAGGGCGTCCAGCGCCGGGGTGTAGTCCCGCGGGTCGAATCGGCGTCGTCCGCCGCGGCGCCGCGCGGGATCAAGCAGGACGACGGCACCGCGGGTGATCGGGCGCAGCGCGTCGGCGCGGCACAACTCGACACCCCCCACGTTGTGCCGGGCCATCGCCAGCCGCACCGGGTCGATATCGCTGCCGAGCAGGGTGTCTGCCGAATCGGCAAGGGCGGCAAGCTCAGTGCCGATCGAACAGGTGGCGTCGTGCACGCGTCTGCCGACCAGACGTCGCGCGCGATGCCGCGCCACCGGTTCGGCGGTGGCCTGCTGCAGCGCCTCGTCGGTGAACAGCCAGTCCCCGGCGCGGGCGAGTTTGGTCGCGGCCTTGCGCCGCAACATCGTCGTTTCCACCAGCACCGCGGCGTGCACACCGAAACGTTCACGCGCCCAAGCGATATCGGCGACCAGGGTGGAATCGGTCAGCGGGCGCGCGGCGATCTCGCCCAACGCCTGCGCTCCGGCGCCGCTGCGCAGGTAACCGACGTGCTCGAGGCCGAACTTCAGGACGGCTTGACCCCGGTCACCATCACGTTGTAGAACCAGCTCTTCGGGACGAAGCGACGCCAGACGTTGTCGTCGACCCAGCTCAACGTGATCCAACTGTGGAACGCGAACTTGGCGTAGCCCCAACCCAGCCGGCCCGGCGGTACCGCGGCCTCGAACGTGCGAAGCGGCCAGCCCAACATAGCGGCAGTGAATTCGGTTGTGGCGGTGGATACTTCGATCGCACCGGCGTTTTGCGCCATCCGTTCCAGATCGGCCGGGTCGAACGTGTGCAGGTCGACAACTGCTTCCAGCGCCGCCGCGCGCGACGACTCGTCGAGCTCGGCCTGCGGTCGGCGCCAGCCGCCGAGTCCGGGCAGCCGGGTCGCGTTCGTCACCGCCCGCCACGTCAACGTCGACAACGGCCTGGCGTAGGTTTCCCCGGCATTCGTCGGCTCACCGGCGAACACGAACCGGCCACCGGGTTTGAGCACCCGCACCACCTCACGCAGCGACAGCTCGACGTCGGGGATGTGGTGCAGCACCGCGTGTCCGACAACCAGATCGAACGTGTCATCGTCGTACGGGATGCCCTCGGCGTCGGCCACCCGGCCGTCGATCTGCAGGCCGAGGTTCTCGCCGTTGCGGGTGGCGACCTTGACCATGCCCGGGGACAGGTCGGTCACCGAGCCGCGCCGCGCGACGCCGGCCTGGATCAGGTTGAGCAGGAAGAACCCGCTGCCGCAGCCGAGTTCGAGCGCCCGGTCGTAGGGCAGGTTGCGCAGTTCCTGCTCGGGCACCGTGGCATCGAACAGGTCGCGCGCGTAGTCGACGCAACGCTTGTCATAGGAGATCGACCACTTGTCGTCGTAGCTCTCGGCTTCCCAGTCGTGGTAGAGCACCTGCGCCAGCTTGGAGTCGTGGCGGGCCGCCTCTACCTGCTCCGCGGTGGCGTGCGGATTAGGAGCCGGCTCGCGTGCGCCGGTTTCGTCGAGACTCATGGCAGGCAGCCTAGACGGCGAAGGTGGCCTTGGCCGCAGCCAGTACCTGGGGCGAATGCTCGACGAACCGGGCGGCCCATGCCACCGCCGCATCGTAGACACCGTCGGGTGCGACCATCTGGTCGATCAGGCCCAGCGCCAGCGCCTCCTTCGCATCGACGAACCGGCCGCTGAACACCAGATCCTTGGCCTTGCTCGCGCCGACGGCGTCGGTCAGCCGTGACGTGCCGCCCGCGGGCACCAGCCCGGCGAGGATCTCCGTCACCCCGAACTTGACGTTGTCGCCGGCCACCCGCCAGTCCGCGCCAAGCGCGAGGGTCAGCCCGCCGCCAAGGGCGTACCCGGTGATGGCGGCCACCGTCGGTTTGGGGACCGCGGCCAGCGCGTCGACGGCGGCGCGGCAGTCCCTGGCGGCGACGGCGGCCTCGGCGGTGTTCAGCGTGCGCCGTTCTGCGACGTCGTCGCCTGCCGAGAAGATCTCGTGTCCGCCGAACACGACGACGGCGCGCACGTCGTCGCGGCCGCCGACGTCGGCCGCCGCGGCAGCGAGCTCGCGGTACATCTGACGGGTCAGCGCGTTGGTCGGGGGCCGCGACAGCAGCAGCGTGGCGATACCGGGCTGCTGATCACCGGTGTGGATGCTGACGAACTCGCTCATGCCAGCGGTGCACCCGGGGTGTAGTTGTCGGGCGCCCGGTGGTTGCGGGCGGCGTTGTAGCGGTCGCTGTCGAAGAACTCGATCTCCCAGTTGCCGTTCCTGGCGGCCAGATGCGGTTCGATGGCAACGATCCGGCGTTCCACGGCAAGCACTTCGGCGACCGTCCGGCCGGCCAGCGAGTCCAGCTGCGTCCACGTCGGGGGCAGCAGGAACGTCTTGGAGTCGGCGAAGTCCTGAAGGGCTTCCTCGGGGGTGATCCAGTCCGCGGCGTCGGTTTCGGTGTTCTCCCCGTCGGCCCGCTGCCCATCCGGAAGCGCCGCGACGAAGAAGTACGTGTCGTAGCGGCGGGTGCGCTCCTCTTTCGGTGTCACCCAGTTCGCCCACGGACGAAGCAGATCGGCACGCAACACCAACTTCTCGGTGCGCAGGAAGTCGGCGAACGACAGCGACCGGTCGACCAGCGCCTGGCGTTCGTCGCGGTACACCGACGCGTCGTCGACGAGCACGTCGGAGTCGTCGGCGGCACCGGCGAACAGCACACCGGATTCCTCGAACGTCTCGCGGGCGGCCGCGCACACCAACGCCTCGGCCAGCTCGACGTCCACACCGAGCCGCTCGGCCCACCACGACGGTCCCGGACCCATCCACGCGATGTCGGCGTTGCGGTCACGGTCATCGACCCCGCCGCCGGGAAAGACCATCACCCCGCCGACGAACTCCATCGCCGAATGCCGCCGCATCAGAAACACTTCCACTCCCCGACCCGCGTGCGGGACCTTGTCGCGGATGAGCATCACGGTCGAAGCGGGCCGCGGTGTCAGAGGTGGTTCGGCTGGTTGTTCGGTCATGCACGTCTCCTATGGGCCGCCCGGGAGCGGGTGCGGCGGGCGAAGTAACGCCCGTCGATGACATCGACAGCGATCGACTGCCCGAACGCATTCGACAGGTTCTGCGCGGTCAACACGTCGGGCAGCAGCCCCGAATCGACCACCTGTCCCTCGGCGAGGATCAGGCAGTGGGTGAAGCCGGGCGGGATCTCCTCGACATGGTGCGTCACCAGCACCAGCGCCGGTGAATCCGGGTCGGCGGCCAGGTCGGCCAGCCGGGCCACCAGTTCCTCGCGCCCGCCGAGGTCGAGCCCGGCGGCCGGTTCGTCGAGCAGCAACAGCTCGGGGTCGGTCATCATCGACCGCGCGATGAGCACCCGCTTGCGCTCGCCTTCTGACAGGGTGCCGTAGGTGCGGTCGGCCAGGTGCTCGGCCCCCACGCTTTCCAGGATCTCGACGGCCTGGTGGTAGTCCACCTCGTCGTATTTCTCGCGCCACCGGCCCATCACCGCGTAGCCGGCCGACACCACCAGGTCACGCACCAGTTCGCCGCCGGGCACCCGTTGCGCCAGCGCCGAGCTGCTCAGGCCGACCCGCGACCGCAGTTCGAAGGTGTCGACCCGGCCGAGCCGCTCACCGAGCACGTGCGCGGTGCCCGACGACGGATGCTCCATCGCGGCGGCGATACGCAGCAGCGACGTCTTACCCGCACCGTTGGGGCCGATGATCACCCAGCGTTCGTCCAGCTCGACCGACCAGGTGATCGGTCCGACGAGGACCTGGCCGCCCCGGCGCAGCGAGACCTCGGCGAAATCGATCAGCAGGTCGGGGTCGGCTGCATCGTCGGTGACTGGCACCCGCCCATCGTAGTCAAGTGATTTCGGTGTAGTTGGTCACGCTCACCGTGACCAACTACACCGAAATCCCTCAGGAGTGGTGCGGGAAGCGCAACCGGATCAGCTCTAGTTCGCGGGCGATCCGCTCAGCGTCGCGATCGGCGAAATCGACGCAACCGCTGGGCGGCTGCCAACTGAACAGCTTGCTCAGTTCCCGGCCCAGCCGCGAAGCCCAATTCGTTGTCATCACCCGATCGTGGTGGCCAACTGGCTTGCTATTCAATAGCCAGTTAGCAGATACTGGCCTGCAAATGACCGTTGATATGCCCGCGCAGGCGCTCAACGCGAGCCTTTTGGCCCGCACTCTGGGGAACTGGCGCACATCCAGTCGCAGCGGACCCGCGTACCAGGGGCTCGCCAACGCCATCCGGTTGCTGATCGTCGACGGGCGTCTGCCGGTCGGGGCGCAACTGCCCAGTGAACGTGCGCTCGCCGAGGCGCTGCGGGTGTCACGCACCACGGTCACCGCCGCCTACGCCGAGCTGCGCGACGACGGCTACCTCAACGCGCGCCGCGGTGCGCGCAGCACGACCGCGCTTCCCGTGACCCCCGACGTGCGCACCGAGGCCGCGGCGGCGTCGGTGAGCCTGGCCGCGGCGGCGCTGGCCGCACCCGCGGCCGCCGTCGCCGAGGCGTTCGCGGAGGCCACCCATGACGTGACGCCGTATCTGCACGTACCGGGCCACGAACTCATCGGCGTTCCCGCGCTCCGTCAGGCCATCGCCGAAAGGTATTGCGAACGCGGGCTTCCCACCGAACCCGACGAGATCATGGTGACCACGGGCGCGCAGCACGCGATCGGCCTGATCCTCACCACCTACGTGCAGGCCGGGGACCGCGTGCTCGTCGAACAGCCCACCTACCACGGTGCGCTGTTATCGATCACCACCGCAGGGGCGCGACCCGTTCCGGTCGCGATGACCGAGGACGGCTGGGACCTCGACGCGCTGCAGGCGTCCGTGCACCAACTGTCGCCCAACCTGGCCTACCTGATCCCGGACAACCACAACCCCACCGGGCTGACGATGCCTGTGCCGCAGCGGAAACAGGTGGCGGGCATCATCGCCGAGACCCGCACCCGCACCGTCATCGACGAATCGATCATGGACATGTGGCTGGATCAGCCGGTACCCCCTCCGCTGGCGGCCGAAGTGACCTCACGGCGTGACCTGGTGCTGACGATCGGTTCGATGTCCAAGTCGTTCTGGGGCGGGCTTCGGGTGGGCTGGATCCGCGCCGAACGGTCCACCATCGCGACCATCGCCTCGTTGCGCCCGTCCATCGACATGGGCACGGCGGTATTCGAACAATGCGCGGCGGCAAGACTTCTCGTCCGCCACCACGAACTGCTGCCCGAGCGCCGCGAGATCCTGCGCGCCCGGCGGGCGCACCTGCTGATCCTGTTGCACCGTCACCTGCCCGACTGGGAGCCGGGCCACGGCGTCGGCGGCATGTCGCTGTGGGTGCGGCTGCCCGCGCCGATGAGCACGGCGTTGGCGGCCGCGGCCTCCCGGCTCGGCCTCGACCTGCCCGCCGGTCCGCGGTTCGGCGTCAACGGCACACTCGAGCGGTTCGTCCGCGTGCCCTACACCCTGCCCGAGGAACAGCTGGACACCGCCGTCGAACTGCTCGCCCGCGCATGGCACAGCGTGACCGGCTCGGCAGCCCCCCAACCCACGACCGTGGTGGTCTAGCTTGTCTTCGGTGCGAGCAGAACCGGGCGGCTACTCGTCGTCGGGGATCTCGACGCGGCGCATCACGCCGTCGCGGGCATCGGCCGCCTCGATCTCGCTGCGGGTGATGCCGAGGATGAACAGCACAGTGTCCAGGTAGGGATAGCTCAGCGACGCGTCGGCGACCTCCCGCAACGCCGGCTTGGCGTTGAACGCCACGCCCAGCCCCGCAGCCGACAGCATGTCGATGTCGTTGGCGCCATCGCCCACCGCCACCGTCTGCTCCATCGGCACACCGGCCTGCTGGGCGAAATCGCGCAGGGCCTTGGCTTTTCCGGCCCGGTCGATGATGGGTCCGACCACCCGCCCGGTCAGCTTGCCGTCGATGATCTCGAGTTCGTTGGCCGCGACGAAATCCATCATCAACTCGTGTGCGAGCGGCGCGATGACCTGCCGGAAGCCGCCGGACACGATGCCGCAGTGATAGCCGAGGCGGCGCAGCGTGCGCAACGTGGTTCGCGCACCGGGGGTCAGCTCGATCTGCTCGCCGACGTCCTCGAGCACCGACGCCGGCAGACCCGCGAGCGTCGCGACGCGACGGTTCAGCGATTCGGTGAAGTCGAGTTCGCCGCGCATCGCCGCCTCGGTGACCTCGGCGACCGCGGCCTCCGCGCCGACGCGCGCGGCGAGCATCTCGATGACCTCACCCTGGATCAGGGTGGAATCGACGTCGAACACGATGAGCCGCTTGGCCCGTCGCGACAGGCTGTAGTCCTCGAGCGCGATGTCGATCTTCTCGGCGACCGCGACGCGGGCCAGCGCCTTCTGCAGCTGCCCGTAGACGCCGTCGGCCGGCACCGACACCCGCAGCTCCAAACCCGTTACCGGGTAGTCGGATACGCCGCGAATGGTGTCGATGTTCACCCCGAGCGCCGCGAGTTCGCGGGCCACCACGCCGAACGCTTCAGCGGCGATCGGTCGGCCCAGCACGACGATGGTGTGGGTCGATGGTGCGCGCAGCACCGGCAGGGTGTCGCTGGGTTCGATGGTGACGTCCAGGCCGACGCCGTGGATGGCGGCCGTCACCTCGTCGCGCAACTGCGTGCCCGCGGCGACGCCGACGGACGCGGCGACCAGCACACCCAGCGTCAACCGGCCGCGGATGACGACCTGTTCGACGTTGAGCAGCTCGACCTTGTGCCGCGACAGCACCTCGAACAACGCCGACGTGACACCGGGTTGATCACGTCCTGTGACGGTGATCAACAGCGATGAGCGGTTGCGCGCCTGGCCGGTCACGGCCGCCCGTCGGGAGGCTCGACCGGCAAACCCACTTTCGGCACGCTCATCGCCGAAACACCGTGTCCCTAACTGGATTGGTCGACGAGCCGCGCGTCCGCCGGTTCATGGGCACGTCCGATGTGTGCTTCGGCGCGCATCCGCTCCACCATGTGCGGGTAGTGCAGCTCGAACGCGGGCCGCTCCGAACGGATCCGGGGCAGCTCGGTGAAGTTGTGCCGCGGCGGCGGGCAGGAGGTCGCCCACTCCAGCGAGTTGCCGTAGCCCCACGGATCATCCACGGTGACCGGTTCGCCGTAGCGCCAGCTCTTGAACACGTTCCAGGTGAACGGCAGCACCGACACACCCAGGATGAACGCACCGATCGTGGAGACGACGTTGAGCGTGGTGAACCCGTCGGTGGGCAGGTAGTCGGCGTAACGACGCGGCATGCCCTCGTTACCCAGCCAGTGCTGCACCAGGAACGTGGCGTGGAAACCGATGAACGTCAACCAGAAGTGCAGCTTGCCCAATCGCTCGTCGAGCATCCGCCCGGTCATCTTCGGGAACCAGAAATAGATGCCGGCATAGGTGGCGAACACGATCGTGCCGAACAGCACGTAGTGGAAGTGCGCCACCACGAAATACGAGTCGTGAACGTGGAAGTCCAGCGGCGGGCTGGCCAACAGCACACCGGACAGGCCACCGAGCAGGAACGTCAGCAGGAAGCCGATCGAGAACAGCATCGGCGTTTCAAACGTCAACTGCCCCTTCCACATCGTGCCGATCCAATTGAAGAACTTGATCCCGGTCGGCACCGCGATCAAAAACGTCATGAACGAGAAGAACGGCAGCAGCACGGCGCCGGTCGCGTACATGTGGTGTGCCCACACCGCGACCGACAGCGCTGCAATACCGATGGTGGCGTAGATCAGGGTGGTGTAGCCGAAGACCGGCTTGCGGGAGAACACCGGGAAGATCTCGCTGACGATGCCGAAGAACGGCAACGCGATGATGTACACCTCGGGATGGCCGAAGAACCAGAACAGGTGCTGATACAACAACACACCACCGTTCGCCGGGTCGTAGATGTGCCCGCCGAGGTGCCGGTCATAGGCCAGCCCGAACAGCGCCGCGGTCAACAGCGGGAACACCATCAACACCAGGATCGACGTCACCAGGATGTTCCAGGTGAAGATCGGCATCCGGAACATCGTCATCCCCGGGGCGCGCATGCACACCACGGTGGTGATCATGTTGACCCCGCCCAGGATGGTGCCCAGGCCGGCCACCGCCAGGCCGAGGATCCACAGGTCACCGCCCGCGCCCGGGGAGTGCAGCGCGTTGGACAGCGGCGCATACGCGGTCCAGCCGAAGTCAGCCGCCCCACCGGGGGTGGCAAACCCGCTCAGGGCGATCAGTGCGCCGAACAGGAACAGCCAGTACGAGAACGCGTTGAGCCGCGGGAACGCCACGTCGGGCGCACCGATCTGCAGCGGCAGCACCAGGTTGGCGAAGCCGAACACGACCGGGGTCGCGTAGAACAGCAGCATCACCGTGCCGTGCATGGTGAACAGCTGGTTGAACTGCTCGTTGGACAGGAACTGCAGCCCCGGCGCCGTCAACTCGGTGCGCATGAACAGTGCCATCAACCCGCCGATGAAGAAGAAGATGAAGCAGGTGACGACATACATGATGCCGATCAGCTTGTGATCGGTGGTCGTGATCAGGTTGTAGAGCAGGTTGCCCTTGGGTCCCATCCGCTCCGGAAAGGGACGGCGAGCCTCGAGTTGTCCGATCGGGGGCGCTTGCGCTACCAACAGGTCCTCCATACGTCTGGTCGGGGCTTCCCCGCAGTCATCAACGATGAATCCTAGCTTCTCTAAAAGCCGGGACGCGGGGTGGTCCTACAAACCGTCGTATATGGCTCGCGACGGCGGTTGACCAGCGCGGAACTCCCAGATGTTACCGTCGGCGACGTGCTGATCAGCGGAGCGCGCGCAGGCGTGCGGGCGGCCCGATCCGCGGCGCCTCTCATCGCGGCCGCCGTGGCGACGACGCTGATCAGCGGGTGCGGTGGGGTCGGCGGGGACGCGCCGGCGCCCGACGCCGAGTCGGTCATCACCAGCACGACGAAGATTGCTGGTGCGGGCGTGCTCGGAAACCAGCGTCGCCCCGACGAGTCCTGCGCCCCCGAACCCGCCGCCGTCGACCAGGGCCCGCCGGACCGTCTCGTCCGCCACGCCGCAGGCGAAACGGAGGTGCGCGCAGATCCGCAGCGCATCGTGGTGCTCTCCGGCGATCAGCTCGACGCGCTGTGCGCGCTGGGCCTGCAGTCACGCGTGGTGGCCGCGGCCCTGCCGGACGGCTCCCC
This region includes:
- a CDS encoding enoyl-CoA hydratase, which codes for MSEFVSIHTGDQQPGIATLLLSRPPTNALTRQMYRELAAAAADVGGRDDVRAVVVFGGHEIFSAGDDVAERRTLNTAEAAVAARDCRAAVDALAAVPKPTVAAITGYALGGGLTLALGADWRVAGDNVKFGVTEILAGLVPAGGTSRLTDAVGASKAKDLVFSGRFVDAKEALALGLIDQMVAPDGVYDAAVAWAARFVEHSPQVLAAAKATFAV
- a CDS encoding PQQ-binding-like beta-propeller repeat protein encodes the protein MLRRLTVLAATALITAALAGCGNTDSWVEAHAASGWPAQYGDASNSSYTPTPGADKLRLEWTRSVKGDLQSAVALGTNGYLGVNAQTPAGCSLMVWEADNNARQRWCTRLVQGGGPSSPLLDGFDNLYVGQPGAMLSFPTTQWIRWRQPVIGMPTTPRILAPGQLLVVTHLGQVLVFDAHKGVVVGTPLDLVAGVDPTDSQRGLADCAPARPRCPVAAAPAFAPTQGLVVLSLWEPDADAPILVGLRYRPGQTPLLSREWTSDAVGGGPLASPVFSADGSTVYVSGRDEHLWALDATDGSPKWSVPLDYLAQTPPSVSPDGLIVAGGGPGAKLVGIKDGGDKGEVSWTRDDVTALSTSSQAGPSVAYTVVRDGADGLALMVFDPADGHTVNSYPLPKATGWPVGVSIGGDRRVVTATSDGMVYGFAPA
- a CDS encoding acyltransferase yields the protein MTTMWGAPLHKRWRGSRLRDPRQARFLTMASLRWVLANRAYTPWYLVRYWRLLKFKLTNPHIITRGMVFLGKGVEIQATPELSTMEIGRWVHIGDKNTIRCHEGSLRFGDKVVLGRDNVINTYLDIEFGDSVLMADWVYICDFDHKMDDINVPIKDQGIVKGPVRIGPDTWIATKVTVLRNTTVGRGCVLGSHAVVKGEVPDFSIAVGAPAKVVKNRRLAWETSAAQRAELAAALADIERKKASR
- a CDS encoding class I SAM-dependent methyltransferase — encoded protein: MKFGLEHVGYLRSGAGAQALGEIAARPLTDSTLVADIAWARERFGVHAAVLVETTMLRRKAATKLARAGDWLFTDEALQQATAEPVARHRARRLVGRRVHDATCSIGTELAALADSADTLLGSDIDPVRLAMARHNVGGVELCRADALRPITRGAVVLLDPARRRGGRRRFDPRDYTPALDALLAVYRGSDVVVKCAPGIDFSAVRDLGFTGEIEATSLAGSVREACLWSAALAAAGVTRRATILDTGEQLTDADPADCAVAPAGRWIVDPDGAVVRAGLVRHYATRHRLWQLDRDIAYLSGDRLPDGVRGFEVLEQIGYSERRLRQALSARDIGALEILVRGVDVDPDALRSRLRLRGSTPASAIITRIGTGPASRATAFICRPSR
- a CDS encoding NUDIX hydrolase; protein product: MTEQPAEPPLTPRPASTVMLIRDKVPHAGRGVEVFLMRRHSAMEFVGGVMVFPGGGVDDRDRNADIAWMGPGPSWWAERLGVDVELAEALVCAAARETFEESGVLFAGAADDSDVLVDDASVYRDERQALVDRSLSFADFLRTEKLVLRADLLRPWANWVTPKEERTRRYDTYFFVAALPDGQRADGENTETDAADWITPEEALQDFADSKTFLLPPTWTQLDSLAGRTVAEVLAVERRIVAIEPHLAARNGNWEIEFFDSDRYNAARNHRAPDNYTPGAPLA
- a CDS encoding class I SAM-dependent methyltransferase, which gives rise to MSLDETGAREPAPNPHATAEQVEAARHDSKLAQVLYHDWEAESYDDKWSISYDKRCVDYARDLFDATVPEQELRNLPYDRALELGCGSGFFLLNLIQAGVARRGSVTDLSPGMVKVATRNGENLGLQIDGRVADAEGIPYDDDTFDLVVGHAVLHHIPDVELSLREVVRVLKPGGRFVFAGEPTNAGETYARPLSTLTWRAVTNATRLPGLGGWRRPQAELDESSRAAALEAVVDLHTFDPADLERMAQNAGAIEVSTATTEFTAAMLGWPLRTFEAAVPPGRLGWGYAKFAFHSWITLSWVDDNVWRRFVPKSWFYNVMVTGVKPS
- a CDS encoding ABC transporter ATP-binding protein; its protein translation is MPVTDDAADPDLLIDFAEVSLRRGGQVLVGPITWSVELDERWVIIGPNGAGKTSLLRIAAAMEHPSSGTAHVLGERLGRVDTFELRSRVGLSSSALAQRVPGGELVRDLVVSAGYAVMGRWREKYDEVDYHQAVEILESVGAEHLADRTYGTLSEGERKRVLIARSMMTDPELLLLDEPAAGLDLGGREELVARLADLAADPDSPALVLVTHHVEEIPPGFTHCLILAEGQVVDSGLLPDVLTAQNLSNAFGQSIAVDVIDGRYFARRTRSRAAHRRRA
- a CDS encoding esterase, producing the protein MRILTGTALLAAAVFVGFIGAPVAGAQTACQDLGGVLEPDQTCRVHAEGPTYQLDFTFPNGYPDPAPVVAYLTQARDGFVNVAGMPDSYNLPYELDATGTSYRSGPPTAGTRSLVFTVWQNIGGAHPQTYYQSFNWNVAKNAPITFETLFKPGSDPLDVIYPEVNRYLQNEYGTTDPIPSGSGHDPTNYEHFAVTDDELIFFFTQGSLLPESAGPVQASVPRAAVAPMLAL